In Panicum virgatum strain AP13 chromosome 5K, P.virgatum_v5, whole genome shotgun sequence, the genomic window tcacaCATAGTGTTGGGGAGAGCTTTGTTGGCGCCTATGAACGCCATCACTGAGCGAGCAGCGATGCTGCCCACAGACGCCAAGTAGGTGGCATGTATtttatgaaccacgaataaatctgtaagcgcacagaataccgctgtagcattttatctATAAAATTGTGTCATGACACTGTGCATTGAGAGTGACTATGTTATTCTAGTGTCAAACTAATGTGGCACTCTCGGCAACTGGGCAATAACACTTTTCGCTAAGGGCGTGTTTGGGAGAGCTCCACTCCAAGAACTCTACCAACTCCGTCAACGTGTCGTGCCAAACGCGTCCAGCTCTAGCAATTCCAACTCTGGAAAAAACTTGGAGTTGGGGGCCAACTCCATATTTTTGCTGGAGCTCCTCAATGGGTACTCCAAAAACACTTGATATGGACATCCTCGTGGAGTTGGGGTAAGATTACCCACCTTTGCCGCCGGTTACACACCATGATCACTCGCTCCCATGGAGGCCCATCGCTTATCGAACCAGAACAACCTCGAGGTCCTCGAGGAGACATGGTCCGTCGCCTCTCTCTcccttgctcctcttcatcaaCAGTGAGTTGCTTGGTTGTAATCTATATATGTTCGAGTGCTTGCTCGCCTCTGCTCCAATGCAATCAATTCTGAATCAAATTGAATTGTTCCACACAGTTGAGGTAGGAGATGCCAGGGAGCGATGTGTGCTGCCTCCGCGGCGACGTGCACAGGAACCCGTCCACCTCGTCGATGCTCCTATacaagaggagagagagaggaagaaaagCTACAAAAGAGAGTGACATGTGGGTCCATTCACAAATGGTAAAATAGACTATTCACAATAAGTCATCATTTTTCTGGAGTTGGGGCACTGCAATCAGCCAAATATATTGCAGCCAAACATGTACAACAACTCCATATTTTTGTGGAGTTGGTGGAGTGGGACTGAAAAAAATGGAGTTGATGGAGTGGAGCTATTTTTTTGGAGTTAGAGTACTGCCAAACATGCCCTAAAACTGGCCTTATAGATTTCAATTATACAGTGGCTCACGAAATTGGGTTTAGTTTTTTAATTTAATTCTGCCCCTTGTGGATTCAATTGGTCGATCATTCTAGATTAATATCTTTTCAAATTTATACTACTCTTTCCGTTTCAAAATGTAGGTTGTTTtggtttttttatatttatagtaTTTATTATGTATCTAAATATaacatatatctagatgcatagtaaaatatataaatttagaaaaattaaaatgacCTACATTTTGAAACGGAGACACTACTTTACCATGATTACCATACAGCTATTATTTGAAAAACTAAGCCGCAGCCGGCCCCACCACACGCTCCTTCCCTTCGCAGAAAACATTTTGAATCCCCTGCTAGCACTCGCTTTCCAGTTTCTACTTTCTCCCAATAAAAAAAagccgtctctctctctctgggcaGCCTGCGTGTGTATTTTCAAACTTGTGAGCCGCAGCGGCGTCCGTCAAGGCCACCAACAGCAGCGGAACGTCTCGCCCTCTCTGAAAGCCATTTCAGAACCACCTTGGAACTCCACCCCCTCCGCTTCCGCGAACCCAATCCCTAATCCCTCTCGCCCTCGCGCCCGCCCCCAATTCGATCCGGCCCGGGCCCCGATCCCCCTCGATCCCCGCTCCAACCAGGCGCCGGCCCGATCGGCATtgcgcgccggccgcctcggCCAGATCTGGGCGCCAGatcccgccgcccccgcgcctaGCGATTCCGGCGCCGGACGCCAACTTGGCGCCCCAGAAGCGgtcccagcgcggcggcggcggcggaggtggcgcctccgccgccgccgcggcctcgtccgccgccgcgggggactCCGGGGATGCGGTCATGGCGCGGTGGCTGCAGTCCGCGGGGCTGCAGCACCTCGCGGCGTCCTCGGCCGCGGGCGGGGTCGGCGCAGGGGACCTCCACGGCGGCAGCCttgccggcggtggcgccggcggccttcTCCCGAGCCTTCTCATGCAGGTCCGTCTAAGACTGCCCATCTCGCTCTAGCGTGATCCTTCTCTGCGCCTGAAAGCCTTGGCCTCTGTGCGCGTGGCGTAGCCTGCATCGCTCGATTATCAGCTTAGGGATGGGGATATTTTGTATGGTGTCCGTCCTGGAATCTGTGGAGACGTGCGTTTCTGGCGACATCTTTTCTATTCTTGATGAATAGTTGTAGAAACGACCCGAATCCAGTTTTTCTGCTACCCCGTCTGAAATATTGCTCTGCTCGAGATTAGAGGTACCAGCTGCATTGCGTGATTGATAGCACTAGCACAAACTGCAACTCAGCTGTGATCCAAATCGTGGTATGAGAGTATGTAAGTGTAGGAGAGTTTACTGGTTTGGGATTTCTGAGGCTGACAAGTTGGGGGCTGTCCTTGTAAAATTTGAATGCTGGGTTCATCATGATCAGTAGTCATGCAAGATAACATGGTCACATGTGTGTCCTTGTCTTCGTAATGAACGCTGCCATAGTGAGGTATATACTTGTTGGTCCATGTCCCTGCAATCCTGCATAATTGGCCAGAAGGTACCACATCcattctttgttttctttttatacTGTTATATTATTGTGGAAGTGTTTTAGCAATAGAACTATATTGTTCATCTATCCAATCAAAATAGATTTAAACATATTGATAGTCAAATTTTGGAAAGTTTTGCGACAAGGATTCTAGGGTGTCATGTAGAAATAATGGAGGCCGTAGCATCCTCTTGTGCCTTGGATTTTAATTGGTAACTTGCACAGCCTTTCCAAATTCTGCGTATTGGCATTGAGTTTGTATGTAACTTAACCAGAGGTTTACTGTGGAACTGCATGGTATTGCACCAAAAATGAGCTTAATCCTTTCCAGCTCGAAGAAGTGTCTTACTTCAGGGCTGGTTAATGCATATGTGATGGATTTCAAATGTGCTTTTCTTTCCCAAATCAgtaggagggggggggggggatcgtaTCCCCTGTTCTTGATTTTGGCCATATTTTATACAAAACATGTTGTGATCAGCATACTAGCATAGTTTGCTATATATCCAATTCGTACATGAAATGCAGCTCAACATCTTCATAATTGTTTAACACTCCAGGATATTAATGAAACTATTTAACTGTTTGGCCTAATATATTGTGAAATCGGATCTATTTGAATTAGCAAACATTTTTTTGCACCTGCTATTTCTAGCTACATGCTATGATGATTATGGGAAAGGCATTGCTATGTTTTCTTCAATTATCACAGTACCCATTTAACATGTGAATAGTGATGGTATGATCAGTTCTGTGCCATCGGGAAACATAATATTCCTCTTATTTGATGCTTTTGAATTTGTGGCCTCCAAGTGCATGTTTGACCACTATTTTTTAGATCTTGCCATCAATATATGGTTACGaccttttatgaaagtatttctAAAGAAAAAAGTCAAGTAACATAATTCCATGTAGTCTTCCATCTCATCATCTCTTTTCTGTGTCTATCCCAAGCTTCAATCACCATCCTGGTTCCATGGTTTTTACTACTGCATTGACTCACTGAGCATGGCTTAGAGTTTGTCCAGGAACAATTCACCATGGAAAGGACCAAAACCATATTGATATTGATATCCCGTTGCATGGATGGTTATTTCACTTCTGATTGTGTCATCCAGTTCAAGTTAAGGTCGTATGCTAGACTTATTGACAGTGATATGAAACTGGCACTTCATATTAGATGTATGTGCAAGTTCCCATGTTGACCTTGTGTTTCTCGTATGGTTCAATGATGAGTTATTTATCGCATCCATGCAGTTTGACAATTTGCTGGATTGTTATTTGGTAGGGATATGGGCCACAATCGATTGAAGAAAAACAGAAGCTTTACACATTATTGAGGAGTCTGAATTTCAATGGGGAATTGGCATCTGCATCCTTGTCCGAGCCCTATACTCAAACAGCACAGAGCTTTGGCGGTGGGGCTTCTGTAGATGGATTTTATTCACCCGAACTTAGAGGTGAATTCGGGGCTGGCCTTTTAGATCTCCATGCAGTGGATGACAGCGAACTTCTTTCTGAGGTATTCTCTAGTTTGTACATGCATTGTAACCTTGTATTTAAACAGAATTTGATGTCTACATCTTGATGTTTCTTCTACTTGTTCCTTCTAGAAACTGGGGAAATGATTCAGTTGATTAAGATATTTAAAAGCATTATGTCCATATCTGTTTTTGTAGGTTGCAATATCATCTTCATGCATGCTAATCTAGTTTACCTTATTATTTTGTCAGAATGTTGCGTCAGAACCATTTGAGGCTTCACCTTTTATGCCAAAGGAAatggatgatgatgaggatgatgtAATACCAATAAACCAGCAAGGTCTGGTTGATAACCGAAGTAGTGCATTCATCAGTGAAAAAGAGAACACTGTGGTCAGTGTTAGAGAAAGTAATGTAGCGAAGATCAAAGTTGTGGTATGCTCTCTTTGAAATGTTGTGCACAACTGTCATACACATTTAAGACAGAATCCATTCTCTCCTATTGTTTCCTTATTCTTGTGAGAAATTTTTCTTTGTTGCAGGTAAGGAAAAGACCCCTAAACAAAAAGGAGGTATCTCGAAAAGAGGAAGACATCATAGACGTACACAATTCTCAGTTCTTGACTGTCCATGAACCTAAGCTCAAGGTACTGCTTGGTTGTCTGTACACTTATTTGTGTCCCTAGTTCACCGAATAGTTACTTATTTGGTCAATATCTGTTAACTATCTTATTGGACTCGTTTGAATAGTTTGATTAAAATTTGGATGCTAGTAATATTGATAGTGAAAATTGGAAGAGATGCAATAGATGTACTCTTACATGATAACCACTGTAACTGTGTATGTAGGACAACTTACATTTTGACATTATTTATATTCACCTTGGCTTTGCTTAAGAAAAATGAAGTAAGACTAAGTCATTATGATGCCAGTATGCTTTAGCTAATTATGAATTTCAGCTTGAATTAACAAGCATGTTTTGAAGTGATAAAATTGAATGTTCATATTGAATGAAAACGTGAAACGATGTCAGAAATCCAATATTCTAATTGCAAAACAGAAAAATCCATTTCAATGGATAACTTGAGTTCTTTTAAGTGCTCATCTGCGTTCAGTTAGCCCTTTGTGCAGAGAAATGGATTGTATGTTGTCTCTGGGCCTAGATTTATAATAATCTGCATGGCATTGTCACTATGCATTACTGAAATAAATGTATTTTCAGACCAAGGGTTGTAAAATAACTTGGAGAGATAAACCATTCGATGTTTTGCTATTTACTGTCAGTGTATAGTTGCTTGCTCTGCTAGTAAGAAAACAAATTGTAATTATGAGATGCATGAATAACACGCATTAGGAACATAAATCTTTCCAAACTTTTCCAGTGCTTGAACATTCAAATGGACTAACACATTGTCTTCACTGAAAGGTGGATTTGACGGCGTATGTGGAAAAGCATGAATTCTGCTTTGATGCTGTATTGGATGAGCATGTAACTAATGATGAGGTAATATTAATTTTAACTGTCTTCAGCAATTATTCTCTAAAATCAATTACCTAGTGTTGTCCCCAATGGATGTTGAAGAGTATCTACTTTCTCGTATTCATATGCATTCTTTAATGTTGGATATTGGACTTTCTGTTTTGTTTAACAGGTGTATCGTGAGACTGTGGAGCCTATTATACCAATAATTTTCCAAAGGACAAAAGCCACATGCTTCGCATATGGCCAGACAGGTTAGATTAGCTAAACAGTAGAAATCCATTTCCTTTGGGAGTAATAGTGAATTGTGTATTGGATCCTATTAATTATTATTCATGTTATCACCTTGGCAAACTATTTGGAAATAATCTTGTGCTTTCTGTTCTATTTACTATGCTTCAAATTCCCTACTGTGATTTAATTATTTGTAAACTTTGTGATTGTCAAGTATTTTACTCTACAGGGCTTACCTGCATTGGTTGAATGACTATTGGATGTGATAAAATTAAGCATCTGAGATTTGACACTAAGTACAAAGTGTGGAAAATGCTGGCAGTACCTTGTTCCCTGTTctagatttttatttttttgggggCAAATGGTGCTTAAAATTGGTGCTTCTTGAACTGTGTCTTGCAGTTATCAAATGCGCTACTCTATATGTCAAAGTTTAGATCCTCACTTTATTTGTCTCAGCTGGATGTATATGGTATTGCCCTGGTGAATTACACTTACGACCGTTCCTGTATTCATACTTGGTTACTCCTGATTCTCTTATTGATTTTCCTTGGCAGCATGGCTAATGAATCTCCATATGCAGGCAGTGGCAAGACCTATACAATGCAACCCCTACCTCTAAGAGCTGCACATGATATGGTTTGTCTTTTAAATCATCCTATGTATCGGAATCAACATTTCAAGTTATGGTTGAGCTACTTTGAGATTTATGGTGGGAAGCTCTTTGATCTTCTCAGTGAAAGGAGGTTGGTTACTTCTTGAATCCTTTTGTTTTATACTCCGGCATAATAATATTCAATTGGTTAATTTCTGTTTTTTGGGTGTCATTGGTCAATATTGACACTGGCTGTGCCCAAGATGTGTTTGCATATTTTGATATTATATTATACAAGTGGGCACAATGatttttctctccttttcttttgcacTATATTGGTGAAGTGGTAGCGTGGGGATGTGCTTTTAGAACAGTGACTTCTGGTTCAGAGTTAGTGGAATCAGGTTAGGATGTGTGAGACACTTGGCTCCCTGTGTCAGGTTTAGTGGAAAGTTGTAATCCATGGGTTACGCGTATAAGCCAAGTAATAACTTTATAATTTGTATCTTTGTTTGTATAATTTTCATCTAGCTCTAGCCAATTAAATGAGACTATATTTTTGTTCTAATGATTTGCTTAGGAAATCTAATTAAGCGTTTGCTTTTTGCAGTTTATATTTGTTTGCTTTATTGGAACTTTCTGGTCCTTTTTGTTTTACTTGTTTTgtggattttattttcatatgtTTAAATCAGGCTACATTTTTTGTTCTCTTGTTTTTTCTAGGCAACTCTTAATGAGGGAAGATGGAAAGAAACAGGTCTGTATTGTTGGCTTACAGGAATTTGAGGTTTCTGATGTCCAGATTGTCAAAGAATACATTGAGAAAGGAAATGCTGCAAGAAGCACAGGTACAACCGGGGCCAATGAAGAGTCATCACGATCTCATGCTATTCTGCAATTGGCTGTGAAAAAGCATATCCCAGTTGCTGATACTCGGAGACAGAGAGACCGAGATGCCATTGAAGCAAAGAATACAAAGCTTGTGGGGAAAATGTCATTTATCGATCTTGCTGGAAGTGAGCGTGGTGCTGATACAACAGATAATGACAAACAAACAAGGTATTAATTTTGGCAATAGATCTGGACTCTTCTTATCGTGCTTGTGCTGTATGATATTCATCTATTCCTTATGCTTATGTCTTGTGCCAGAATTGAGGGCGCAGAGATCAATAAGAGCCTTTTGGCACTCAAGGAATGTATTCGAGCATTGGATAATGATCAAATACACATTCCTTTCAGAGGAAGCAAGCTAACAGAGGTGCTCCGTGACTCCTTTGTTGGCAACTCTCGAACAGTAATGATTTCTTGCATCTCACCAAGTTCAGGATCATGTGAGCACACACTAAATACCTTAAGATACGCCGATAGGTAATGCTCTTCAACTATATTGAATTCACATGTATATTTGCTGCTTTGAATATACATCTAGTTATCTAGTTGTTAATTCTTACTGACATCGCTGTTCAACAAACAGGGTTAAAAGTCTTTCGAAAGGTGGGAACGTAAAAAAGGAGCAGGTTACTATGCAGCCTGTAACATCCGGCAAGGAATCTACATACAATTCATATCCTTTATCAGGTGAATCTGAAGAAATGATGGAGCAGACTCAAGAAAGACCTATTGATGGTTCTAGGAAGGGTAATGACATTTTCACTTCCAATTCTTCCATGGAAGCTGAGAGAAACTCTTTCAGTACAATTCCAAGTTATCCAcatagaggaaaagaagaaagtAGTTCAAGATCTGGTTTGAGTGATAGGGAGAGAGGAGATTTGAAACCTAGCCAGGCTGGTATTACTAGTAAAATGCAGTCACTTCAGGATTCAGTAAATGCACAAGAAGATGTAAAAGTCACAAAAGTCTCTCCACCCCGGAGAAAAGCTAACAGGGATGAGAAATCGGAAAGGCAGAGCAACTTCGTGAAAAAGGAAAGTGGTCCTGAAATTAGTCGCACTGTTCTtaagcagcaacagcagcttaAGCAGCAGCAGTTGCTAAGACCATCATCGACCTCAGCACCACAGGTTTCATCCAAGCAATCTGAAAAAGAAGATATGGAAATAAATGCAATACTTGAGGTATTTTTTTATCAGAATCTTATATTAGTTGATCCTGATAGAGATGTGATGTCGATTCatcatcttcctttcttttttttttggtgtggCTTAGGAAGAAGAGGCATTGATAGCAGCTCACAGAAAGGAAATCGAAAACACCATGGAGATAGTTCGGGAAGTAAGTTCTAAATACTTGGTTGTACCTAAATTTCTTTGTAGATGTTATCATAGTTTATGCTGCTCATCCTTATTTAAACTTTGCCAGTCCCATATCCTGTGCAGTATGAAATATTAATTTATATTctcacttttgcactaattgatAAAAGTTTGTCAGTTCTGCAATGTTTCATATTTAATCAGTCATAATTTTGTGCTTGCACCTTTCAATTTCAtgacaatacatttatatattgtgtaaagtaattccttaataGTAGTGTGCACGTCATTCTTGTGGTTACACAAAAGCAGCCAAACTCATTCATATTAGACTCAAGCTTTGTATAACTTTACAGATCTTAGTTGTCCACGGGTGCTAATATATCCTTCTGACATGCATTAATCAATACTCAGGATGGTCTATGACTTTGTTGCTACCTCAGCATTACAACATGTTCCTTAATATGACATGCCATTTTATTGCAGGAGATGAACCTATTAGCAGAGGTTGACCAGCCAGGTAGCCTTATTGACAACTACGTGGCACAGCTGAGCTTTCTGTTGTCACGGAAGGCTTCTGGCTTGGTGAGCCTCCAGGCGCGCTTGGCGCGGTTTCAGCAGCGCCTCAAGGAACAGGAGATTCTTAGCCGTCAAAAAACATCAAGATAGTTGAACTTCAGAAATTGAAATACTCTGTTTTTCAATTGTCATGGACTGCGAGAGGCACTGTATCGTGGCCTTTGACATCATTTTCAAACGGGTGATTTGAGATGGCAGATAGTGATCCGATATCCATGGTGATGTGGGTTGTTGATGCAGAGCTGGCTTTTGGTTGGGGTTGTCTGAGTCACTTTgctaatttttctttttgtgaaacGGGTGCTTGTGGCGGCATAGGTTTGTCAGTGTTTGCTGTTCTGTTGTACCAATATAGTCGTTACTGTTGTTTGAAGATATCGGTAGTGAAGTGCTGCGGTGAGGACCATTGTACCTCGCCTTCCATTATAGTGTTGTATACTTTGTTGATAAAAGATGGCATGCGGCTAAATATCTACAGGATTTGACTCATACATATAGTTACTCTGATGGTAAAAGATGGCATGCGGCAAAATATCATTAATTTGTGACTTGCGGTATGCTCtatttttttgttgaaacagtttACTCTGTGATAGGATTTCAATTACTGGAACGTTCTATCATTACAATTGTGCCGAACGGACATGCATTTGCTAGTTCTAGAACCAAAGGACAGCGCAAAAGAACAATTGACTAccatttcaagaaaaaaaaaacagcaaaacTGCCACGCCAAAAGACCTGGTGTTCAATGAAATTTACACTTACCTCATCTTAATGATAAAGAACGTATGTCAGGGCTGCCATTTCAGAATTGCAGATTTGCACTAttaaaaattcaaggaaaaaaGATGGATCATTACACAACTCCTGCTGCAAAGCCATACAGCCCTAAACCTGTGGATTGCTCGCTTGGTCATAGCTTGGTGCTTCCTCAATGGAGCTCACAGGATGCTACAATGTGTAAAAACCTAGCAGCACACTGCTTGAAGTCCGCTCATATTATATATAATTCAAGTAAGCCATACATCCCTGTCTCTCAACTCAATGCAATCTAAACccagccaaaaaaaaaactccatccACCCATTACGCCTTGAGTGGCTCACCGTAGCAGAACCATACATGCCGTAGTCACCTGGCTCTTCACCCTGTTGCTTGACCATTGCATGGTGCCACTGAGAAATCAGATAACTTTGGAAATCCTTGCACTAAGCACTATACCTTTACGATACCACAGCCATTTGTAAAGTGCAAGTTCCAACAAACAATAAACATCCGAACTATGATGTCCTCCACGATTTATTCAGCCCTCAAATTCAGTATTTCCTTTGCTGTTCTCTTGCGGAAGTACCGCATGTGCTTCTGCAAAAAAAGTTTCAAGTAACATTTTAGTTATTCTAGCATGTAATATTCAATCTTGTTTGAATTTTTGTAACAAGAGACCACCTGTCCAAAAATAAGGTCCATATTTCTGCTGTAGAAGTCTATGTATTTGAGCATGAACATGCCACAATCCCATCTACGGTGACAGAGGACTCGGTTAGTACATTaggaaaactttaaaacaagTAGGAATAGTGCTGTAAGAAACTAGTGTTCTCAGTTTCACATGGACAAGGTGGTAACAGTACCCACCTTTTTTTACCAAAAAGAAATTCATTGTTTGCACGCCCATTACTGTAGGAACAAACAGAAACAAAAATGATAACCATGCCACGAACAAAGATGAGGACAATTACCCATTCTCCTGCAAAGGAAGGTTTGTGACACCCTCCTGTTTCCATGAAAGGGCATCGATCTGTTGGCCACTTTTGTCTTTCACCTCATCCACAAAATACCTGGCCTGGTACAgaattgaaaacaaaaatagaATCACAATCACAATAACTGGCCTTGAACAGATTCTTAAAAAAACGTGAATGCTGGGAGGGCAGAAATGCAGAATGCAGCAATACTGATATGGGAAATTAGAAGACAACACTAACCAAAATTCTCAAGACCTTCATGTCCATGCTGCCAAGTGAATCCAGATATTGAAACTTTTTGTCCTTTATGTTGATGACTGCTAAACACCAATGGACTTCCTTGTGTATGGGAACAAATATCTGGACACAGTTATAACAAGTTTTGGTTAAATGAAATAAAACTCGAGTAGGATATAAACCTAAAAAGAAACCCAAAAGTACCTTGTCGCACTCAATTAGACTGTACCCTAACTTCCTTTTTGTTGTCCATCTTCTAACAGCTTTGTAGTCATATCCACCAGAAATCAGCTGGAAAATAGCAAATGAGATTAGTTATGAGTTAAAACTAATGTAGCACAGTGCTCAAATACAACTCATATCTCGTCACAACAAAATATCTTAATGAATGAAACAAGACAGATGGCACTATGAATAGAATAGAAAATTTGATTGCGGGATTGGGGTAAAGACATGTATGAAGCAGCTTAGCTGTTTCAACCGAATATCTTATCATAATATTAGGAAGTATGCATCTGGTAGTGGCATGCATATCTTTCTTATTGGTGATTTGCGTAGGAGAATGGTGGTTATTTAGGAGCAAGGAAAAATAAACAAATAATTGCCGCAACAAAAGGCAAACAAAGTTCCAAGACATTGGATATAATAACAGACCTTCTTGTAGAAAAAGGTGTTGAAGAAATGGCATCTTAAGAACTTGCTAGGTTGTCTTAGTTCCCTCTCTTTAAGCAGATCAAGATACAAATTGATAACCTGAAAGTAGATgcgaaagaaaaaaatattgcaaCCATTGTATACCGATACATTTTATATGCTAAAATCCAGAAAGAGGGTGACAGAAGCAAGAAAATACCTCGTCATTTAGCCATTCTTGGTTATTCAAGCACTGCAAGATCTCCCTTGTTATCACAATATTTGAAGGTTCATGTACTGCTAATCTCTCACGGCTGTAAAAAGGACCGTTTTAGATACAGCTAGCCATTAGACATATCTGCATGACCTGACAGAAGAGAAGAACCAAACCTGTTCCTGCCATGAAGAGCCTCTCGAACAATTTCTTCATCCTCATCCGTAAGAGGCACAAAGGGTTCAGGCACCTCCTGAAAGGAACATTATGCTACTAAATGTTCAATTCTAAAAAATATGCCATGGTCTGATTTATCTTTCAGTGCAGTTTAATCTTCAGGAACAACGTGATATTTTTTTTACCCATCTATACTTTTTCAGGAGGATAGCAAAAAAGCACAGATTTATATCCACAGAGAAATGCTCGGCCCCTAATAACCAGAAAATCCTCTGGCAGGACCCCTTTATCTCTCTGTAACACACGAATAACGAGGAACAAAATTATAGACGGCTACAGGAATATCTAGTGCAACATATACATACGAAGATAAATTTTCTGTTATGTATCACAACtcaacgagagagagagagagaacaacTATTAAAGACAATCCCGTTCTCATAATTATCAATTATCAACCATTGATATAGTGTTCCATTACAGTCTGAAATATAGGTCCTTAGAGTAGCATGCACATGCATTCTCCAAAATGGCAGTTCAATCCAATTAACTTTTCAGTTAAGCGCAGTTCAATTCAGTCAGCACGAATACCTTACTCCACCACAGACTCTGctcataaaaaaataaaactatataGAAAGAAATCCAGGAAAGCCATACCTCCTCCTTTGGAGAAATCCGAGGGAGGACTTCCGCGAGGCGCTCAAGGCCAAGGCGGCCCTCCTCGGCGAGCCGCACCTCGAACTCGAGTGTCTTGAGCTTGGCATCCCGCTTCCGGCTGGACGCCTCGTACAGCTCCTTGTACAGCGGCACCCTCCTCACCACCACGCTCCCCCTCAccacctcctcgtcgtcctgctGCTTCCTATCATCTCCGTCCTCCTCAATGGCGACCACCTCGAGGGGCACCGCCTCTTTCTCCCGCGCTGCATCGGGGATGGTGGTGGGAGTCGGCGGTGCGGGGTGGGAGACGCTGCTGACGAGCTCGACGTACTGCTCGAGTCCGAGCGACCGGGGTGGGGGCGCCGGGGGCGAGGACCACGAGGGGCCCGCGGCGTGGGGCCGTGCAGGTCCGTCGAAGCGGAAGGCGCGGAGGACGCGCTGGGGCCCGTGGATCGGGCGCttgaatggcggcggcggcgggaggcggcgtcTGTTCGGGAGC contains:
- the LOC120706874 gene encoding ubiquitin-like-specific protease ESD4 isoform X2, with the translated sequence MGALTDSRKRLTADHRLPIPSFPPPSPPPPSKRPKLAPFPSSLDPSTSASPPPNPSPQIIHGAAAAASTSNTPGPSSSSIPACSPLPNRRRLPPPPPFKRPIHGPQRVLRAFRFDGPARPHAAGPSWSSPPAPPPRSLGLEQYVELVSSVSHPAPPTPTTIPDAAREKEAVPLEVVAIEEDGDDRKQQDDEEVVRGSVVVRRVPLYKELYEASSRKRDAKLKTLEFEVRLAEEGRLGLERLAEVLPRISPKEEVPEPFVPLTDEDEEIVREALHGRNSRERLAVHEPSNIVITREILQCLNNQEWLNDEVINLYLDLLKERELRQPSKFLRCHFFNTFFYKKLISGGYDYKAVRRWTTKRKLGYSLIECDKIFVPIHKEVHWCLAVINIKDKKFQYLDSLGSMDMKVLRILARYFVDEVKDKSGQQIDALSWKQEGVTNLPLQENGWDCGMFMLKYIDFYSRNMDLIFGQKHMRYFRKRTAKEILNLRAE
- the LOC120706873 gene encoding kinesin-like protein KIN-13A, with the translated sequence MARWLQSAGLQHLAASSAAGGVGAGDLHGGSLAGGGAGGLLPSLLMQGYGPQSIEEKQKLYTLLRSLNFNGELASASLSEPYTQTAQSFGGGASVDGFYSPELRGEFGAGLLDLHAVDDSELLSENVASEPFEASPFMPKEMDDDEDDVIPINQQGLVDNRSSAFISEKENTVVSVRESNVAKIKVVVRKRPLNKKEVSRKEEDIIDVHNSQFLTVHEPKLKVDLTAYVEKHEFCFDAVLDEHVTNDEVYRETVEPIIPIIFQRTKATCFAYGQTGSGKTYTMQPLPLRAAHDMVCLLNHPMYRNQHFKLWLSYFEIYGGKLFDLLSERRQLLMREDGKKQVCIVGLQEFEVSDVQIVKEYIEKGNAARSTGTTGANEESSRSHAILQLAVKKHIPVADTRRQRDRDAIEAKNTKLVGKMSFIDLAGSERGADTTDNDKQTRIEGAEINKSLLALKECIRALDNDQIHIPFRGSKLTEVLRDSFVGNSRTVMISCISPSSGSCEHTLNTLRYADRVKSLSKGGNVKKEQVTMQPVTSGKESTYNSYPLSGESEEMMEQTQERPIDGSRKGNDIFTSNSSMEAERNSFSTIPSYPHRGKEESSSRSGLSDRERGDLKPSQAGITSKMQSLQDSVNAQEDVKVTKVSPPRRKANRDEKSERQSNFVKKESGPEISRTVLKQQQQLKQQQLLRPSSTSAPQVSSKQSEKEDMEINAILEEEEALIAAHRKEIENTMEIVREEMNLLAEVDQPGSLIDNYVAQLSFLLSRKASGLVSLQARLARFQQRLKEQEILSRQKTSR
- the LOC120706874 gene encoding ubiquitin-like-specific protease ESD4 isoform X1, coding for MGALTDSRKRLTADHRLPIPSFPPPSPPPPSKRPKLAPFPSSLDPSTSASPPPNPSPQIIHGAAAAASTSNTPGPSSSSIPACSPLPNRRRLPPPPPFKRPIHGPQRVLRAFRFDGPARPHAAGPSWSSPPAPPPRSLGLEQYVELVSSVSHPAPPTPTTIPDAAREKEAVPLEVVAIEEDGDDRKQQDDEEVVRGSVVVRRVPLYKELYEASSRKRDAKLKTLEFEVRLAEEGRLGLERLAEVLPRISPKEEEVPEPFVPLTDEDEEIVREALHGRNSRERLAVHEPSNIVITREILQCLNNQEWLNDEVINLYLDLLKERELRQPSKFLRCHFFNTFFYKKLISGGYDYKAVRRWTTKRKLGYSLIECDKIFVPIHKEVHWCLAVINIKDKKFQYLDSLGSMDMKVLRILARYFVDEVKDKSGQQIDALSWKQEGVTNLPLQENGWDCGMFMLKYIDFYSRNMDLIFGQKHMRYFRKRTAKEILNLRAE